From the Bacillota bacterium genome, one window contains:
- the purK gene encoding 5-(carboxyamino)imidazole ribonucleotide synthase: MSKLPLRPGSVIGILGGGQLGRMTAMAAKAMGYKVLCLDPTPNSPCGQVCDGQVVGSLGDREAAFHLARQSDIVIYEFENIDAAVVRALEGEHCVPQGSNILAITQNRILEKAHLAAHGVPLAPYRVVRSAADLSHAVAELGLPLVLKSALGGYDGKGQLVLRGSAEVEAALAQVARGGEFVVEKFVELHQEVSVIIARRPGGESALFPIAENRHCQNVLHTTIVPARLSQDASQQALELATSIAHSLDLVGILAVEMFVTPQGLLVNELAPRPHNSGHFSFGACYTSQFEQFVRAVADLPLGGTDLLFPAVMFNILGRHQRQVYANWPLLQQKGKVHLYGKSSNADAGDGSFCNAADSLVVEAHSLRKMGHILLRSSDPEPEIAWLSGLLEK, encoded by the coding sequence ATGAGTAAGCTACCTTTAAGGCCAGGGTCGGTGATAGGCATTCTTGGTGGGGGGCAACTTGGCCGTATGACCGCCATGGCAGCTAAAGCCATGGGTTACAAAGTGCTATGCCTCGACCCCACCCCAAACTCACCCTGCGGACAGGTGTGCGACGGACAAGTAGTGGGCTCACTCGGCGACAGGGAGGCCGCTTTTCACTTGGCGCGCCAGTCAGATATCGTTATATACGAGTTTGAAAATATAGATGCCGCTGTCGTGCGCGCCTTAGAGGGCGAGCATTGTGTGCCTCAGGGCAGTAATATCCTCGCCATCACGCAGAATCGCATACTAGAAAAGGCGCATCTGGCAGCACATGGCGTGCCACTTGCGCCCTACCGCGTGGTTAGATCGGCGGCAGACTTATCACATGCCGTAGCCGAGCTTGGCCTGCCACTGGTGCTAAAGTCGGCCTTGGGGGGCTATGATGGCAAGGGGCAGTTGGTCTTGCGGGGCAGTGCCGAGGTGGAGGCCGCGCTGGCGCAAGTTGCCCGCGGGGGTGAATTTGTCGTCGAAAAGTTCGTCGAGCTACACCAAGAAGTATCGGTCATCATAGCGCGCCGCCCGGGGGGTGAGTCTGCCCTCTTTCCCATCGCCGAAAACAGGCATTGTCAAAACGTGCTGCACACCACCATCGTGCCTGCGCGCCTAAGCCAAGACGCATCACAGCAGGCCTTAGAGCTAGCCACCAGCATCGCCCATTCGCTCGACTTAGTGGGTATTCTAGCAGTAGAGATGTTTGTCACCCCACAGGGCCTGCTCGTTAACGAACTAGCCCCACGCCCCCACAATTCAGGCCACTTTTCTTTCGGGGCCTGCTACACCTCGCAATTTGAGCAGTTCGTGCGGGCCGTAGCCGATCTGCCCCTAGGCGGCACCGACCTCCTCTTCCCCGCGGTGATGTTTAATATTCTCGGCCGGCACCAAAGACAAGTCTACGCCAACTGGCCCTTGCTCCAGCAAAAGGGCAAGGTGCACCTCTACGGCAAAAGCTCGAACGCCGACGCCGGGGACGGTTCTTTTTGTAACGCTGCCGACAGCCTAGTTGTAGAAGCTCATTCGCTGCGCAAAATGGGCCACATTCTGCTGCGTAGCAGCGACCCCGAGCCAGAGATCGCCTGGCTATCGGGGCTTCTCGAAAAGTGA
- a CDS encoding diaminopimelate epimerase, whose translation MKFTKMHGLGNDFILVDMQEEVLLEAPSRLARAICHRQYGVGADGLVLVHNSSRADCRMQIFNADGSEAESCGNALRCVAKFVYDRGRARGDIVTVEALAGLYTIEVTPRGGSAELMKVNMGPPRFEPAAMPALVDGLGPVLDLPLRTAKALYQGVLVNTGVPHVVIFVPTLEGFDFMDEGRQIEQNPLFPRGINVDFVEVVRPDFLVAKVWERGAGPTLACGTGASAVLAAAYLTGRSARSATVVLPGGELYIEWRESDGCVYMLGPAVSVFTGSYV comes from the coding sequence GTGAAGTTTACTAAAATGCACGGGCTGGGTAATGACTTTATTCTCGTTGATATGCAGGAAGAGGTGCTCCTAGAGGCGCCTAGTCGGCTTGCTCGAGCCATCTGTCATCGCCAATATGGTGTCGGTGCCGACGGGCTAGTCTTAGTTCATAACTCCTCGCGTGCCGATTGCCGCATGCAGATTTTTAACGCCGACGGCAGTGAGGCCGAATCCTGTGGCAATGCCCTGCGCTGCGTGGCCAAGTTTGTGTATGACCGCGGGCGAGCACGGGGGGATATCGTCACAGTAGAGGCGCTGGCTGGTCTATACACTATCGAAGTAACGCCGCGCGGCGGCAGCGCCGAGTTGATGAAAGTAAACATGGGGCCACCCCGTTTTGAGCCCGCGGCCATGCCGGCCCTAGTTGACGGTCTTGGGCCTGTACTCGATTTACCACTAAGGACTGCCAAAGCTCTTTACCAAGGCGTCTTGGTCAATACGGGTGTTCCGCATGTGGTTATTTTTGTGCCGACCCTTGAGGGCTTTGATTTTATGGACGAAGGGCGTCAGATTGAGCAAAACCCGCTATTCCCACGGGGCATCAACGTCGACTTTGTCGAAGTAGTGCGCCCCGATTTCTTGGTGGCGAAAGTTTGGGAGCGTGGTGCGGGCCCTACACTGGCCTGCGGCACCGGTGCATCAGCCGTTCTCGCCGCTGCCTACCTCACCGGCAGGTCGGCGCGGTCTGCTACTGTGGTTCTCCCTGGCGGGGAACTCTACATAGAGTGGCGCGAGTCAGATGGCTGCGTGTACATGCTTGGGCCGGCAGTTAGCGTCTTTACAGGCAGCTACGTCTAA